One Hippoglossus hippoglossus isolate fHipHip1 chromosome 5, fHipHip1.pri, whole genome shotgun sequence genomic window carries:
- the LOC117761624 gene encoding heat shock protein beta-7-like isoform X1, with product MEKGRGIFSGDSGSKPRHCSREHKFEDHSYPTGKIQVIGDIFQFTVDVSEFSPEDVIITSSNNLLEVHAEKLGEDGTVTNTFSHRCTLPSDVDPVSVTVSMGSSGVVTVRAHRM from the exons ATGGAGAAAGGTCGAGGTATCTTCTCTGGAGATTCAGGATCAAAACCTCGGCACTGCAGTCGAGAACACAAATTCGAAG ACCATTCGTATCCTACAGGGAAGATCCAGGTCATTGGAGACATTTTCCAGTTCACAGTCGACGTGAGCGAATTTTCTCCGGAGGATGTGATCATCACATCCTCAAACAACCTGCTGGAGGTCCACGCTGAgaag CTGGGAGAAGATGGCACAGTCACAAACACCTTTTCCCACCGATGCACTCTGCCATCAGACGTGGACCCTGTGTCTGTGACCGTGTCCATGGGGAGCAGTGGGGTCGTGACCGTCAGAGCTCACAGG ATGTAA
- the LOC117761624 gene encoding heat shock protein beta-7-like isoform X2 codes for MEKGRGIFSGDSGSKPRHCSREHKFEGKIQVIGDIFQFTVDVSEFSPEDVIITSSNNLLEVHAEKLGEDGTVTNTFSHRCTLPSDVDPVSVTVSMGSSGVVTVRAHRM; via the exons ATGGAGAAAGGTCGAGGTATCTTCTCTGGAGATTCAGGATCAAAACCTCGGCACTGCAGTCGAGAACACAAATTCGAAG GGAAGATCCAGGTCATTGGAGACATTTTCCAGTTCACAGTCGACGTGAGCGAATTTTCTCCGGAGGATGTGATCATCACATCCTCAAACAACCTGCTGGAGGTCCACGCTGAgaag CTGGGAGAAGATGGCACAGTCACAAACACCTTTTCCCACCGATGCACTCTGCCATCAGACGTGGACCCTGTGTCTGTGACCGTGTCCATGGGGAGCAGTGGGGTCGTGACCGTCAGAGCTCACAGG ATGTAA